Proteins from a genomic interval of Schistocerca serialis cubense isolate TAMUIC-IGC-003099 chromosome 11, iqSchSeri2.2, whole genome shotgun sequence:
- the LOC126426693 gene encoding uncharacterized protein LOC126426693 isoform X1, which yields MNSLKCIGYSYSADHVNPAKKRLLIMDTKKSDCPATFSIKCVKVYPGYSVQSVDDREIKKKVVHSLKQALEAANKPESVLRFYVRASPPDHHTHSTESIKASGDIHPLLAVEIAKVVEDGTTSVRIIKLHLERFVNITFTGPHKPDNMNTTFYPKHLTIYSHVYRALKKLKKSVFDQEALQMQINEWQKEYRGDNIFFQAFFRC from the exons GCTGACCATGTTAACCCAGCAAAAAAGAGATTGTTGATTATGGATACGAAAAAGAGCGATTGCCCTGCCACTTTTTCAATTAAATGTGTTAAAGTGTATCCAGGCTATTCTGTTCAATCAGTAGATGATcgtgaaattaaaaagaaa GTTGTCCACAGTTTAAAACAGGCTTTGGAGGCAGCCAATAAACCTGAAAGTGTTCTTCGCTTTTATGTGAGGGCGTCACCACCAGACCACCATACCCACAGCACAGAAAGCATAAAAGCAAGTGGAGACATACATCCCTTGCTAGCTGTGGAAATAGCAAAGGTTGTTGAAGATGGAACTACATCTGTGAGAATAATAAAGTTGCATCTTGAAAGATTTGTGAACATAACCTTCACTGGACCACACAAGCCAGATAATATGAACACTACATTTTACCCCAAACATCTCACAATATATAGTCATGTATACAGGGCccttaagaaattgaagaaaagtgtGTTTGACCAAGAGGCTTTGCAAATGCAGATTAATGAGTGGCAGAAAGAATATAGAGGTGACAATATTTTTTTTCAGGCCTTTTTCAGATGTTGA
- the LOC126426693 gene encoding uncharacterized protein LOC126426693 isoform X3: MKPPPADHVNPAKKRLLIMDTKKSDCPATFSIKCVKVYPGYSVQSVDDREIKKKVVHSLKQALEAANKPESVLRFYVRASPPDHHTHSTESIKASGDIHPLLAVEIAKVVEDGTTSVRIIKLHLERFVNITFTGPHKPDNMNTTFYPKHLTIYSHVYRALKKLKKSVFDQEALQMQINEWQKEYRGDNIFFQAFFRC, encoded by the exons GCTGACCATGTTAACCCAGCAAAAAAGAGATTGTTGATTATGGATACGAAAAAGAGCGATTGCCCTGCCACTTTTTCAATTAAATGTGTTAAAGTGTATCCAGGCTATTCTGTTCAATCAGTAGATGATcgtgaaattaaaaagaaa GTTGTCCACAGTTTAAAACAGGCTTTGGAGGCAGCCAATAAACCTGAAAGTGTTCTTCGCTTTTATGTGAGGGCGTCACCACCAGACCACCATACCCACAGCACAGAAAGCATAAAAGCAAGTGGAGACATACATCCCTTGCTAGCTGTGGAAATAGCAAAGGTTGTTGAAGATGGAACTACATCTGTGAGAATAATAAAGTTGCATCTTGAAAGATTTGTGAACATAACCTTCACTGGACCACACAAGCCAGATAATATGAACACTACATTTTACCCCAAACATCTCACAATATATAGTCATGTATACAGGGCccttaagaaattgaagaaaagtgtGTTTGACCAAGAGGCTTTGCAAATGCAGATTAATGAGTGGCAGAAAGAATATAGAGGTGACAATATTTTTTTTCAGGCCTTTTTCAGATGTTGA